ACGCTGTCGTACAAAACACAGCCCTCGTTGTTCATCAGCAAGCTTGCAGGCGCGGGGACACAGCGTGCACAGAAGCCGATCATCATCGAGAGGTTCACAGAATATGGGGTGTTTCGTCATTTTGTTAACCGAAAAGAACGTTAAGTCCGTAAAGAATGATAAATATGCTCTGCCTTAACATAAACACCCCTCAGCGTCTCTGTACCTTTGCGAGAGATTTCGCCTTAAACTCAACCTAAACATTATCACCGAACTCAAAGCTATAGAAGCGCTCAATTTGTAATTTGTCAGACCAGTAACCTGATGGTAAACCTGCTTTTTGCTTCAAATGGGAGAGGAAAGTGTCTATATCGGGTAATTTCTCCCAAACAGCCGGGAGAAAGAGTCCCCGGTGATAACCATCTCGCAGTATTAATCCATCTTCCCAGGGGACTATCTGCTGTTTCAGATCCTCCTCAGAATCAAACTGCATTGACTGAGGTTTTGTGAGAACAGAGATATCAAAATGGAGTTGGTGTAATTCAGAGTGGGTGACCGATCCAAAGCGGGGATCCCGGAAAGCTGCATTCCAGGCATTTTCAGCCACATCTTCCACCAGAGGACGATAAGCTTCCACGGAGCCGATACAGCCCCTGAGTTGGCCGTGTTTTTCCAGGGTCACAAAAGCAGCACCGGGCTTTTTAAGATGCGGGCTGTAGTCACTCATGGTTACTGATAATGCGCCACCGTGACTAATTCCATGTTCCACAGAGCTACGGGCAAGTTGCAGTAGCCTGGCTTGTTCCTGTTGATCATACAATTGATCCTTCTTGCGATCCGTTATCCAAGCCATAATTCACATCCGTGTAGATCTGTGTAAATTTGTGGCCTATAAAAGTTACTCATATAACCCCCAGGCTCCATAACCCACCACTTGCCGTTTATCGCCAGATGTATCACCAGAATTGCGTAGATCAAAACGCTGGATACTCATTTTTCGTTGTCGAGCCACCTGCAATAGACCGCTGATGGGAATCCGTCCACAAGCTGATTGCTCCGGGAGGGAATCGCCCTTTAGCGTTTCAATGGCAGTTGCAGTTTCACCATCTAAACGGANNNNNNNNNNNNNNNNNNNNNNNNNNNNNNNNNNNNNNNNNNNNNNNNNNNNNNNNNNNNNNNNNNNNNNNNNNNNNNNNNNNNNNNNNNNNNNNNNNNNCTCATTTTTCGTTGTCGAGCCACCTGCAATAGACCGCTGATGGGAATCCGTCCACAAGCTGATTGCTCCGGGAGGGAATCGCCCTTTAGCGTTTCAATGGCAGTTGCAGTTTCACCATCTAAACGGACCGCCTTGTCATAATTGTGGAAATGACTGAGGTCGGATGAAATAACGATGAGACATTCATCGCCACCCCAGAGCTTTTCAATGATATCTGCGACTTCAATTTCAGTAGCATTTCCCACCACAAAGGGGATCAAGCGAAAACTGGCCAGGGTGGATTGGAGAAAAGGCAATTGAACTTCCAGAGAGTGCTCATCAGCATGAGCCAGATCAGAAAACGTAAGCTGTGAAAGGTCATTCACCAGGCTGGAAATGGTTTTAGTGTCCAACTTGATATTACCAAGGGGTGTTTCGAATTCATCAACAGTTGGTACAGCCAGTCCAGACAGGGGAACCCGATGAGCAGGACCCAACAGGATCACCTTGCGGATCACATGGCGGTATTGCATGATGCTACGATAAGCAGCGGCAGCAACACTACCGGAATAAATATACCCGGCGTGGGGAACAATGATCGCCTTGGGTACCTGGGTGCTGGGAGAGGGTTCCTCATATAGATAATGATTGACCTGTTCCTGAAGTTCAACAGGATCATCCGGATAGAACATGCCGGCAACAGCGGCCGGTCGAGATGCTTTAAACTTGGACATATATCCTCCAGTGCAGGCAAATATACTTATGAGATCAACTCTAGCCAAGTAAGCGATGCCCGGCTCATTCAACTTTGAATGCCATAGACAAGGTTCTATATTCAGCCCACAATGAAACAGATCCATACATATTATTTTTTTACGCGAGCTGGGTGATGGTTTAAATTTGATATTTGAATACAATCACCCCTGTCATATGACGGGGGTTTTTTTTGTTATCAAGCGCAGCGCGATAACAAACGCGACGAAGCTCGTAGAGCGAAGTCGGGTATAGAGCCCATGCTTTGCAGAAAGACTAACGCTAAAGGCATCGCCAGATCTAGTCTTTCTAAAAGAGCGTAACGACTGAAGAATCTCCCTGTCCGGGCAATACGTGGCAGTCAAAGGAGATCCTTCGGCCCATGGCCTCAGGAAGACTAGCGGGGTTGATAAAATCATTAGAATTGAAGGAATGATATAAATTGAATCAAAAGAAATCAACCATCGGGATCATCGGGTATGGACGTTTCGGCGTATTGCTGGCCGAATTGTTATCCAAGGATTTTCAATTAGTAATAAATGATGTCCATGATTTGGCTGAATCAGTAGAGTCCGCCGGATATATCTGGCAGGATCTTAAGTCAGTCATGGAGCAGGATACAGTTTTTTTGGCAGTTCCCATTAGTAGTATGCCTCCACTCCTGGAGCAGATCGTTTCTCTGACCCATACTGACCAATTGTTTGTCGATGTAGCCTCCGTCAAGACCAGTATTCGTGACTGGATGGTTGAAACATTGCCCGCCTCAGTTCAAATCCTGAATACACACCCCATGTTTGGACCTGATTCCTACAAAAGGGATCGTGATTTGCGGATGGTCTTTTGTCCCAGCCGGATTCCCCGGGAAAAA
The Candidatus Neomarinimicrobiota bacterium genome window above contains:
- the amrA gene encoding AmmeMemoRadiSam system protein A is translated as MAWITDRKKDQLYDQQEQARLLQLARSSVEHGISHGGALSVTMSDYSPHLKKPGAAFVTLEKHGQLRGCIGSVEAYRPLVEDVAENAWNAAFRDPRFGSVTHSELHQLHFDISVLTKPQSMQFDSEEDLKQQIVPWEDGLILRDGYHRGLFLPAVWEKLPDIDTFLSHLKQKAGLPSGYWSDKLQIERFYSFEFGDNV
- the amrB gene encoding AmmeMemoRadiSam system protein B gives rise to the protein RLDGETATAIETLKGDSLPEQSACGRIPISGLLQVARQRKMSIQRFDLRNSGDTSGDKRQVVGYGAWGLYE
- the amrB gene encoding AmmeMemoRadiSam system protein B; the protein is MSKFKASRPAAVAGMFYPDDPVELQEQVNHYLYEEPSPSTQVPKAIIVPHAGYIYSGSVAAAAYRSIMQYRHVIRKVILLGPAHRVPLSGLAVPTVDEFETPLGNIKLDTKTISSLVNDLSQLTFSDLAHADEHSLEVQLPFLQSTLASFRLIPFVVGNATEIEVADIIEKLWGGDECLIVISSDLSHFHNYDKAVRLDGETATAIETLKGDSLPEQSACGRIPISGLLQVARQRKM